A region from the Solibacillus sp. FSL H8-0523 genome encodes:
- the rlmN gene encoding 23S rRNA (adenine(2503)-C(2))-methyltransferase RlmN translates to MEEVADKPVRREKKEKPQLKPSIYSLRLDEMKEWLTANGEKAFRAGQIYEWLYEKRVKTFEEMSNLSKGLRDKLEAEFALTTLSTIIKQESKDGTIKFLFQLQDGYSIETVLMRHEYGNSICVTTQVGCRIGCTFCASTLGGLKRHLMAGEIVEQVVKVQQQLDETEERVSSIVIMGIGEPFDNYDAMMSFLKIMNDDKGLNIGARHITVSTSGIVPKIYEFADEGMQINFAVSLHAPNQEARQKLMPIAKAYKLEELMDAVKYYTTKTGRRVTFEYGLMSGQNDTEEVALELAKLIKNIKCHVNLIPINYVPERDYIRTSRSKIFAFEKTLKEQGINVTIRREQGADIAAACGQLRAQERSQETK, encoded by the coding sequence ATGGAAGAAGTGGCAGACAAGCCAGTTCGCCGTGAGAAAAAAGAAAAACCACAATTAAAACCTTCTATCTACTCATTACGTCTAGATGAAATGAAGGAATGGTTAACAGCGAATGGTGAAAAAGCATTCCGCGCAGGCCAAATTTACGAGTGGTTATATGAAAAGCGTGTAAAAACGTTTGAAGAGATGTCGAACCTATCAAAAGGCTTACGTGACAAGCTTGAAGCAGAATTTGCGTTAACGACACTTTCAACAATTATTAAACAGGAATCAAAAGACGGCACAATTAAGTTTTTATTCCAATTACAAGATGGCTATTCAATCGAAACAGTATTAATGCGTCACGAATACGGAAACTCGATTTGTGTAACAACACAAGTAGGTTGCCGCATTGGCTGTACGTTCTGTGCCTCAACATTAGGCGGACTTAAACGTCACTTAATGGCCGGAGAAATCGTTGAGCAAGTAGTGAAAGTACAACAACAACTTGATGAAACAGAAGAACGCGTATCATCAATCGTGATTATGGGGATTGGTGAGCCATTCGATAACTATGATGCGATGATGAGCTTCTTAAAAATTATGAATGATGACAAAGGCTTAAACATCGGCGCGCGTCATATTACGGTTTCCACTTCTGGGATTGTACCGAAAATTTACGAATTTGCCGACGAAGGTATGCAAATTAACTTTGCTGTATCCTTACACGCACCAAACCAAGAAGCACGTCAGAAATTAATGCCGATTGCTAAAGCATATAAATTAGAAGAGCTAATGGACGCGGTAAAATACTATACGACGAAAACAGGTCGCCGTGTAACGTTTGAATATGGCTTAATGTCAGGTCAAAATGATACGGAAGAAGTAGCATTAGAATTAGCGAAATTAATTAAAAACATTAAATGTCACGTTAACTTAATTCCAATCAACTACGTACCAGAACGTGATTATATTCGTACGTCACGTAGTAAAATCTTTGCCTTTGAAAAAACGTTAAAGGAACAAGGTATTAACGTAACGATTCGTCGTGAGCAAGGTGCGGATATCGCAGCAGCTTGTGGCCAGTTACGTGCACAGGAACGATCACAAGAAACAAAGTAG
- a CDS encoding Stp1/IreP family PP2C-type Ser/Thr phosphatase — translation MNFTVESDIGLKRTINEDRAAFFERPDRFKLAILADGMGGHNAGDVASEMAINEMQQLFEQVDSAQFATKQTQFEWLRDAVSHINQKIYHYSLAHENCQGMGTTMIAVLLDQKECIISHVGDSRVYHFTNDSVELVTRDHSYVNILLENGEISEEEAKNHPKRNFILKALGTEISIEPDFYEITLDDEAHILICSDGLSNKLTPAEMAQVIARPISIQEKGKHFIQAANERGGEDNISLILMTTKQEV, via the coding sequence GTGAACTTTACAGTGGAAAGTGATATTGGGTTGAAGCGAACAATCAATGAAGATCGGGCGGCGTTTTTTGAACGCCCCGATCGTTTTAAGCTTGCGATTTTAGCAGACGGCATGGGTGGACATAATGCAGGCGACGTGGCGAGTGAAATGGCGATTAACGAAATGCAGCAGCTTTTCGAGCAAGTCGACAGTGCACAATTCGCGACAAAACAGACGCAATTCGAATGGTTGCGTGATGCGGTTTCACATATTAATCAGAAAATTTACCACTATTCCTTAGCGCATGAAAATTGCCAGGGGATGGGGACGACAATGATTGCAGTGTTACTTGATCAAAAGGAATGTATTATTAGTCATGTCGGTGATAGTCGTGTATACCATTTTACAAACGATTCCGTAGAGTTAGTAACGAGAGACCATTCATACGTAAATATTTTATTAGAAAATGGGGAAATTAGTGAGGAAGAGGCAAAAAATCATCCGAAGCGTAACTTCATTTTAAAAGCATTAGGAACGGAAATTTCAATTGAACCAGACTTCTATGAAATCACCTTAGATGATGAGGCGCATATACTCATTTGTTCCGACGGCTTAAGTAATAAGCTAACGCCAGCGGAAATGGCGCAGGTCATCGCGCGACCGATTTCGATTCAAGAAAAAGGAAAACATTTTATTCAAGCAGCAAATGAACGCGGCGGAGAAGATAATATTTCCCTTATTTTAATGACGACCAAGCAGGAGGTGTAG
- the pknB gene encoding Stk1 family PASTA domain-containing Ser/Thr kinase, whose translation MLVGKHISGRYKILQVIGGGGMSNVYLAHDIILNRDVAVKILRYDLSNEEELHRRFQREALSATSLMHPNIVSIYDVGEDGDMHYIVMEYIKGKTLKQYIQEFSPLSSARSVHIMKQLTSALDHAHENGIIHRDIKPQNILMDEEGNVKITDFGIATSLGATSYTQTNSVIGTVHYLSPEQARGGLATMKSDIYALGIVLYELLTGELPFSGESAVSIALKHLQAETPSVREFDATIPQSVENIVLKATSKDANHRYESAEAMQEDLETCLSLNRMNEPKFAPPLDDDVTKLIPIIKEPKPAQPHVQKPSTGVTEQTVLMEKTNPTPTAPQQPEVKKKPKKKWPIIVGVLALFLIAGIAAAFMLTPNKYPVPGVVGMPLDEAIAEIEKAGFVVGKQEERNAEDVEVGLIIDTTPRAGLEKVKGTEIDLIVSLGKSASEMPDFVGKQITQVEPVLKGYKDYYIDDEVYDDYALEGEIIKQTPKAGSEIIAEETEVVLVLSKGKEKRTVSSLANFSEAQRKEYERTSGFKIHVTGSKHSDTVEDGHVMEQTPKSGTTLDVGATINVVLSKGPEAKQESVYRKEIEIPYEPLEEGMEQTVSIYIQDKTRTMIEPDDTFTITETTKYEILLTIVEGDKAAYQVVRDNNVIQNETITYESLIP comes from the coding sequence ATGCTAGTAGGAAAACATATTAGTGGCCGTTACAAAATTTTACAAGTAATCGGCGGCGGCGGTATGTCGAATGTGTATTTAGCGCATGACATCATTTTAAACCGTGATGTTGCCGTTAAAATTTTGCGCTATGATTTATCCAATGAAGAAGAATTGCATCGTCGTTTCCAACGTGAAGCATTGTCTGCAACAAGTTTAATGCACCCAAATATCGTCAGCATTTATGATGTTGGGGAAGATGGGGATATGCATTATATCGTCATGGAATACATTAAAGGGAAAACATTGAAACAATACATACAAGAGTTTTCACCTTTATCATCTGCGCGCAGTGTGCACATTATGAAGCAATTAACTTCAGCACTAGATCATGCACATGAGAATGGGATTATCCACCGTGATATTAAGCCGCAAAACATTTTAATGGACGAAGAAGGTAATGTGAAAATTACCGATTTTGGAATCGCGACGTCATTAGGCGCAACAAGCTATACACAAACAAACTCGGTCATCGGTACCGTACATTACCTATCACCAGAGCAAGCGCGTGGCGGACTTGCGACAATGAAGTCTGACATTTATGCGTTAGGGATTGTGTTGTACGAATTATTAACAGGCGAATTACCGTTCTCAGGTGAGTCAGCCGTATCGATTGCACTCAAGCATTTACAAGCCGAAACACCATCAGTTCGTGAATTCGATGCGACCATTCCGCAAAGTGTGGAAAATATCGTATTAAAAGCAACGTCAAAAGATGCGAATCATCGCTACGAAAGTGCCGAAGCAATGCAAGAAGATTTAGAAACATGTTTATCACTAAATCGCATGAATGAACCAAAGTTCGCACCACCGTTAGATGATGATGTAACAAAGCTAATTCCGATTATTAAAGAACCAAAGCCAGCGCAGCCACATGTGCAAAAACCTTCTACTGGTGTAACAGAGCAAACGGTGTTAATGGAGAAAACCAATCCTACACCAACAGCGCCGCAACAGCCAGAGGTGAAAAAGAAGCCGAAGAAAAAATGGCCGATAATTGTCGGGGTTTTAGCACTCTTTCTGATTGCTGGGATTGCCGCAGCATTTATGCTAACACCGAATAAATATCCAGTGCCGGGTGTAGTAGGCATGCCACTCGATGAAGCGATTGCAGAAATTGAAAAGGCAGGCTTTGTTGTCGGGAAGCAAGAAGAGCGAAATGCTGAAGATGTAGAAGTGGGACTGATTATCGATACGACACCACGTGCTGGCCTTGAAAAGGTAAAGGGCACTGAAATTGATTTAATCGTTAGTCTCGGGAAATCAGCTTCAGAAATGCCTGATTTTGTTGGAAAGCAAATTACCCAAGTTGAGCCAGTGTTAAAGGGCTATAAAGATTATTATATTGATGATGAAGTTTATGATGATTATGCGCTAGAAGGTGAAATTATCAAGCAAACGCCAAAAGCCGGTAGCGAAATAATCGCCGAAGAAACAGAAGTTGTATTAGTTTTAAGTAAAGGTAAGGAAAAAAGGACGGTTAGTAGCTTAGCGAATTTTAGTGAGGCGCAGCGTAAAGAATATGAACGTACGTCTGGTTTTAAAATTCATGTAACAGGTAGCAAGCACTCGGACACGGTGGAAGATGGTCATGTCATGGAGCAGACGCCAAAATCAGGTACTACGCTTGACGTAGGAGCGACAATCAATGTTGTTCTTTCAAAAGGTCCAGAAGCGAAACAAGAAAGTGTGTACCGCAAGGAAATCGAAATTCCATATGAGCCTTTAGAGGAAGGTATGGAGCAAACGGTTTCGATTTATATTCAAGATAAAACACGTACGATGATTGAGCCTGATGATACATTTACAATTACCGAAACAACGAAGTATGAAATTTTACTAACAATTGTTGAAGGCGATAAAGCTGCTTATCAGGTTGTTCGGGATAATAATGTCATTCAAAACGAAACAATCACATATGAAAGTTTAATCCCGTAA
- the rsgA gene encoding ribosome small subunit-dependent GTPase A, whose amino-acid sequence MAQAQIRKALSGYYYVEKDGELIQCRARGIFRNRGESPLVGDLVEYSYDGHSDGSIEEIKPRHNALVRPPIANVDQALLVFSAKEPDFNTILLDRFLVVLESFHVKPIIILTKLDLISAEEREKLQTYINDYKEIGYDFIETFKDDETLMDKIEPILKGKTSVLAGQSGVGKSTLLNTLLPALDLKTGIISKSLGRGKHTTRHVELIEVAGGLLADTPGFSSFDFDTIEKEELTGCLPEFQRISEDCKFRGCLHTKEPKCAVKQAVETGEIRKYRYAHYEQFLQEIIDRKPRY is encoded by the coding sequence ATGGCGCAAGCCCAAATCCGCAAAGCATTAAGTGGTTATTATTATGTTGAAAAAGACGGTGAACTCATTCAATGTCGCGCACGTGGGATTTTCCGGAACCGAGGAGAATCACCACTTGTGGGGGATCTTGTAGAGTATTCCTATGACGGCCATTCAGATGGCTCGATTGAAGAAATCAAGCCGCGTCATAATGCATTAGTTCGTCCGCCAATTGCCAATGTCGATCAAGCACTGCTTGTATTTTCGGCAAAGGAACCGGATTTTAACACGATACTACTCGACCGCTTTTTAGTAGTGCTAGAATCATTCCACGTAAAGCCGATTATCATTTTAACGAAATTAGATTTGATCAGTGCTGAAGAACGTGAAAAGCTACAAACGTATATTAACGATTACAAAGAGATTGGCTATGATTTTATTGAAACGTTTAAAGATGACGAGACATTAATGGATAAAATTGAGCCGATTTTAAAAGGGAAAACATCGGTACTAGCGGGTCAGTCAGGTGTTGGGAAATCAACATTACTCAATACGCTTTTACCAGCATTAGATTTAAAAACAGGCATTATTTCAAAAAGTTTAGGGCGTGGTAAGCATACAACCCGTCATGTAGAGCTGATTGAAGTGGCAGGTGGGTTACTTGCTGACACACCAGGCTTTAGTTCATTTGATTTTGATACGATTGAAAAAGAAGAGTTAACGGGGTGCCTACCTGAATTCCAGCGTATTAGTGAAGACTGTAAATTCCGCGGCTGCCTTCATACGAAGGAGCCAAAATGTGCCGTGAAGCAGGCAGTTGAAACAGGAGAAATCCGTAAATACCGCTACGCCCACTATGAACAATTTTTACAAGAAATTATTGATCGGAAGCCGAGGTACTAA
- the rpe gene encoding ribulose-phosphate 3-epimerase translates to MIKIAPSILAADFAKLGQEVKEVEAAGAELIHIDVMDGHFVPNISFGAIALEAIRPLSTLPMDVHLMIENPDQYIEQFAKAGADYITVHVEACRHLHRTIQLIRSFGVKPGVVLNPHTPIESIQHVLEDVDMVLFMTVNPGFGGQKFIESVVPKVAALSTIIKERSLNIEIEIDGGINAKTIVPCAKAGATIFVAGSAIYGKEDRAQALQEIKQAGLSAIQ, encoded by the coding sequence ATGATTAAAATTGCACCATCGATTTTAGCAGCAGACTTTGCAAAGTTAGGTCAAGAAGTAAAAGAAGTTGAAGCAGCAGGCGCTGAACTGATTCATATCGACGTGATGGATGGCCATTTCGTGCCTAATATTTCATTTGGCGCGATTGCACTAGAAGCGATTCGTCCACTTTCTACATTACCAATGGACGTTCATTTAATGATTGAAAATCCAGACCAATATATTGAGCAGTTTGCAAAAGCAGGTGCTGACTATATTACGGTTCACGTGGAAGCGTGCCGTCACCTGCACCGTACAATTCAATTAATTCGCTCATTCGGTGTAAAGCCGGGTGTTGTGTTAAATCCACATACACCGATCGAATCGATTCAACACGTATTAGAAGACGTGGATATGGTGTTATTTATGACGGTAAACCCAGGCTTCGGTGGACAAAAGTTCATCGAATCGGTTGTGCCAAAAGTAGCGGCATTATCAACAATTATTAAAGAGCGCAGCCTTAATATCGAAATCGAAATTGATGGCGGTATTAATGCGAAAACAATCGTACCATGCGCAAAAGCGGGCGCAACGATTTTCGTAGCAGGCTCAGCTATTTACGGTAAAGAAGATCGCGCACAAGCTCTGCAAGAAATTAAACAAGCAGGACTTTCGGCAATCCAGTGA
- a CDS encoding thiamine diphosphokinase — protein sequence MIVAICAGGPIREVAFSLTPDKWIGVDRGALYLIDEAINPDAIVGDFDSVTAEEFARISKAVAHIEQFQAEKDETDTDLALIKALDYAPTEIWLTGVTGGRLDHYEAVLRSVYTLQQQHPEVTLKVINPYNEIQFLQEGKHVLDKGVYAYVSFFAYGQTLTNVTLRGVKYETTDEVIEQGTTRFTSNEILGDGSISFEGGICLMIKSRD from the coding sequence GTGATTGTAGCTATTTGCGCAGGCGGCCCCATTCGTGAGGTCGCCTTTTCTTTAACGCCGGATAAATGGATTGGTGTCGACCGAGGAGCGCTCTATTTAATTGACGAAGCGATCAACCCCGATGCCATTGTCGGTGATTTTGATTCGGTTACTGCGGAGGAATTTGCGCGAATTTCTAAAGCAGTGGCACATATCGAACAATTTCAGGCGGAAAAAGATGAAACCGATACCGATTTAGCGCTCATAAAAGCCCTAGATTACGCGCCAACAGAAATTTGGTTAACAGGCGTTACGGGTGGGCGTTTAGATCATTATGAGGCTGTACTGCGCTCTGTGTATACGTTACAGCAGCAACATCCGGAAGTTACGTTAAAAGTGATTAATCCGTACAATGAAATCCAGTTTTTACAAGAAGGAAAGCATGTATTAGATAAAGGTGTGTATGCTTATGTATCATTTTTTGCATATGGTCAAACGTTAACGAATGTGACGTTACGTGGTGTAAAATATGAAACGACAGATGAAGTAATCGAACAAGGTACAACACGCTTTACAAGTAATGAAATCCTTGGAGATGGGTCTATTTCTTTTGAAGGCGGCATATGTTTAATGATAAAGAGTAGAGACTAA